A window from Streptomyces sp. NBC_00299 encodes these proteins:
- a CDS encoding gluconokinase: MGVSASGKSTVGTRLAQQLGVPFLEGDELHSAAEIAKMAAGHPLDDADRRPWLAALCQWIRSAVSHGGGGVVACSSLKRRYRDELRSAGEGAHVCFIHLALDHRLAAERIAARKGHFMPPGLLDSQFAILEPLQDDEPGVTVDAGAPREQVVAAALRAVAEPDG; this comes from the coding sequence ATGGGCGTGTCGGCGTCCGGGAAGTCCACCGTCGGGACGCGGCTGGCCCAGCAGCTCGGCGTGCCCTTCCTGGAGGGCGACGAACTGCACTCCGCGGCCGAGATCGCCAAGATGGCCGCCGGGCACCCCCTCGACGACGCCGATCGCCGGCCCTGGCTGGCGGCCCTCTGCCAGTGGATCCGGTCGGCCGTGTCACACGGGGGCGGTGGCGTGGTCGCGTGTTCCTCACTCAAGCGCCGCTACCGGGACGAGTTGCGGAGCGCGGGCGAGGGCGCGCACGTGTGCTTCATCCACCTGGCCCTCGATCATCGGTTGGCGGCGGAGCGGATCGCCGCCAGGAAGGGGCACTTCATGCCGCCTGGGCTGCTGGACTCCCAGTTCGCGATCCTGGAGCCGCTTCAGGACGACGAGCCGGGCGTCACCGTCGACGCCGGCGCACCCCGGGAGCAGGTCGTGGCAGCGGCGCTGCGAGCGGTGGCCGAGCCGGACGGATAG
- a CDS encoding GAP family protein: protein MGSPMVVDLLLIALAITLDPLPLMAFVLVVASGRGVRTGLAFIAGWMACFVAVIALVLTLTGGQPPAPRSPPSTANLAAKLLIGVSLIGYGVHRHRHRNRHRRPGHDRTSKATPDDAGASPSRGKSSSFLATRMDRGSLWPAAALAVLLQPWGLVAAGAVTVVEADTSHGTTWVELIAFCIVATAGLLAVELYVVLKPASARRRLLSLRTWMADHAHQAIVLGSIAIGVWLTGKSVYELAS, encoded by the coding sequence ATGGGATCGCCCATGGTCGTGGACCTGCTGCTCATCGCCCTCGCCATCACGCTCGACCCCCTGCCGCTCATGGCGTTCGTGCTGGTGGTGGCATCCGGCAGGGGGGTACGGACAGGGCTCGCCTTCATCGCGGGCTGGATGGCGTGCTTCGTCGCGGTGATCGCCCTGGTCCTGACGCTGACCGGCGGGCAGCCCCCGGCTCCCAGGTCGCCTCCGTCCACGGCGAACCTCGCGGCCAAGCTCCTCATCGGGGTGTCGCTGATCGGGTACGGCGTCCACCGACACCGACACCGGAACCGGCACCGACGACCCGGCCACGACCGCACTTCGAAGGCCACGCCCGACGACGCCGGAGCCTCACCGTCGCGCGGCAAGTCGTCCTCCTTCCTGGCCACCCGGATGGACCGCGGCTCGCTCTGGCCGGCGGCGGCGCTGGCCGTCCTCCTCCAGCCGTGGGGACTCGTCGCGGCGGGCGCCGTGACCGTGGTGGAGGCCGACACCTCCCACGGCACGACATGGGTGGAGCTGATCGCGTTCTGCATCGTCGCGACCGCCGGCCTGCTTGCCGTCGAGCTGTACGTCGTACTGAAACCGGCCTCGGCCCGGCGCCGACTGCTGAGCCTGCGCACCTGGATGGCGGACCACGCACACCAGGCCATCGTGCTCGGCAGCATCGCGATCGGCGTGTGGCTGACGGGAAAGAGCGTCTACGAGCTGGCGAGTTGA
- a CDS encoding YhjD/YihY/BrkB family envelope integrity protein: METRFPVITGLVDRMVSVSIFDSATRIAAQCFLTAVPLVFVLSAYAPPAVQEQVTSAVSAVFGLNGQAKGQLEQAFQPPSDDLRQATGVVGALMVLLSATAVSRAVQRLCRRAWLLPRSGAKVAPWRWLAWIVLWLGALVGQGLLHNRGGLGAGVGIPAILIAETVLWWWTQHLLLGGGIRWSPLLPGAVITAIAVSALSLTAHFYMPRALNRALADYGSAGPVFVLLSWLIIVCVAVAVGLSMGAVLSQEPFLRRRLGTPTSPPGTAQDA; encoded by the coding sequence GTGGAGACCCGCTTCCCGGTGATCACGGGGCTCGTGGACCGCATGGTGTCGGTGAGCATCTTCGACTCCGCCACCCGCATCGCGGCGCAGTGCTTCCTGACCGCAGTTCCCCTGGTGTTCGTGCTGAGTGCGTACGCGCCGCCGGCGGTGCAGGAACAGGTCACCTCGGCGGTCAGTGCCGTCTTCGGTCTGAACGGGCAGGCGAAGGGTCAGTTGGAGCAGGCGTTCCAGCCCCCGAGCGACGATCTGCGCCAGGCGACCGGCGTGGTGGGCGCACTGATGGTGCTGCTGTCGGCCACCGCGGTCAGTCGCGCGGTGCAGCGCCTGTGCAGACGGGCCTGGCTGCTGCCCCGGTCAGGGGCGAAGGTCGCTCCGTGGCGGTGGCTGGCGTGGATCGTCCTGTGGCTCGGCGCACTGGTCGGGCAGGGGCTGCTGCACAACCGGGGCGGCCTCGGGGCGGGCGTGGGAATCCCGGCCATCCTGATCGCGGAGACGGTCCTGTGGTGGTGGACCCAGCACCTTCTGCTCGGCGGCGGCATCCGCTGGTCACCCCTGTTGCCGGGGGCGGTCATCACGGCGATCGCGGTCAGCGCGTTGTCCCTGACCGCGCACTTCTACATGCCACGGGCGCTCAATCGGGCACTGGCGGACTACGGTTCCGCAGGTCCGGTCTTCGTGCTGCTGTCCTGGCTGATCATCGTGTGCGTGGCCGTCGCCGTCGGCCTGAGCATGGGCGCCGTCCTGTCCCAGGAGCCGTTTCTGCGGCGCCGCCTCGGAACACCGACGTCGCCGCCCGGCACGGCACAGGACGCCTGA
- a CDS encoding SpoIIE family protein phosphatase, whose amino-acid sequence MSGSGEQPEVADPLGEALAAAVRRTGARSGGVYALDPAETTMGLLALCGLPVDAFAPWWRMSFAIRGPAQDAVRHEQLVWVSSLEALAREYPRAAATIPYQVAFAIVPLKQIRHCRGALLLIWAPDRSPRLSRRERGRIAVSARRIARVLDAEAAAPVIPDRPRFVHPHRAEPRPQSELAAADLVERLPLGTLALDLGGRITYVNTAAARLLGRPAKQLLGTEPWQALPWLDNIAYMDAYRTAMSSREHLALTVLRPPDQWLDLRLHTDDSGTSILITPDQSSKPLGTQPASPASTPPASRIHLLMALTAALTEAVGVQDVVDLIADQILPAFGAHGMIMSAADAGRIQIIGSRGYDPALIEQFDGLPTDADLTPAGRALATGASLFFANRGELARLYPRAPQISDKHAWAFLPLLSSGRPIGCLLLAYNRPHTFTAAERSILTPLAGLIAQALDRARLYDAKHNLAHALQQTLLPHALPTVAGLEVAARYLPASQGVNIGGDFYDLIRLTSTTAAAVIGDVQGHDMTAAALMGQVRMAVHSHATAGAAPDQVLTRTDRDLADLHASRFVSCLYAHLDLARHQVTLASAGHPPPLLRHPDNRAHPVDVRPGPPLGLGFGTPSYPLTTLPLGPETLLALYTDGLVEVPGTDITQTIANLAQHLSESSDLPLHQLVDRLVRHTRRTNRHTDDIALLLLQPNRLADA is encoded by the coding sequence ATGAGCGGGTCCGGTGAGCAGCCGGAGGTGGCTGATCCGCTCGGTGAGGCCTTGGCGGCGGCTGTGCGTCGCACCGGCGCCAGGTCGGGGGGTGTTTACGCGCTGGACCCGGCCGAGACCACCATGGGCCTGCTCGCACTGTGCGGTCTCCCGGTCGATGCCTTCGCACCGTGGTGGCGGATGTCGTTCGCCATCCGCGGCCCGGCCCAGGATGCGGTTCGCCACGAGCAGCTCGTCTGGGTGAGTTCCCTGGAGGCGCTGGCCCGTGAGTACCCGCGCGCCGCGGCGACCATCCCTTACCAGGTCGCCTTCGCGATCGTCCCGCTGAAACAGATCCGGCACTGCCGGGGTGCTCTGCTGCTGATCTGGGCACCGGACCGGTCCCCCCGTCTGAGCCGCCGCGAGCGCGGCCGCATCGCCGTCAGCGCACGCCGTATCGCCCGCGTTCTGGACGCGGAGGCCGCCGCTCCGGTCATTCCGGACCGGCCCCGCTTCGTCCATCCGCACCGTGCGGAGCCGAGGCCCCAGTCCGAGCTCGCGGCGGCCGACCTCGTGGAGCGCCTTCCCCTCGGCACTCTCGCCCTCGACCTGGGCGGACGCATCACCTACGTGAACACCGCGGCCGCCCGTCTGCTGGGCAGACCGGCGAAGCAACTGCTGGGAACCGAGCCTTGGCAGGCACTTCCTTGGCTCGACAACATCGCCTACATGGACGCGTACCGCACTGCCATGAGCAGCCGGGAGCACCTCGCCCTCACCGTCCTGCGCCCACCGGACCAGTGGCTGGACCTGCGCCTGCACACGGACGACAGCGGCACCAGCATCCTCATCACCCCCGACCAGTCGTCCAAGCCCCTCGGCACCCAGCCGGCCTCCCCCGCCAGCACCCCACCGGCGAGCCGGATCCATCTGCTGATGGCCCTGACCGCCGCACTGACGGAGGCCGTCGGTGTCCAGGACGTCGTCGACCTGATCGCCGACCAGATCCTGCCTGCCTTCGGTGCCCACGGCATGATCATGTCGGCCGCGGACGCCGGCCGTATCCAGATCATCGGTTCGCGTGGCTACGACCCCGCTCTCATCGAGCAGTTCGACGGACTGCCCACGGACGCCGACCTGACGCCGGCCGGACGCGCCCTGGCCACGGGTGCGTCCCTGTTCTTCGCCAACCGCGGCGAACTCGCCCGCCTGTACCCGAGGGCACCGCAGATCAGCGACAAGCACGCCTGGGCCTTCCTGCCGCTGCTCAGTTCCGGTCGCCCCATCGGCTGCCTGCTCCTCGCCTACAACCGGCCCCACACTTTCACCGCCGCCGAACGGTCCATCCTCACGCCCCTCGCCGGTCTCATCGCCCAGGCCCTGGACCGTGCGCGCCTCTACGATGCCAAGCACAACCTCGCCCACGCCCTGCAGCAGACCCTTCTGCCGCACGCTCTGCCGACCGTGGCCGGTCTGGAGGTCGCCGCCCGCTACCTTCCCGCCAGCCAGGGTGTGAACATCGGCGGCGACTTCTACGACCTCATCCGTCTGACCAGCACCACCGCCGCGGCCGTCATCGGAGACGTGCAGGGCCACGACATGACGGCGGCGGCCCTCATGGGCCAGGTCCGCATGGCCGTGCACTCCCACGCCACCGCCGGCGCCGCCCCCGACCAGGTCCTCACCCGCACCGACCGCGACCTCGCCGACCTGCACGCCAGCCGCTTCGTCTCCTGCCTGTACGCCCACCTCGACCTCGCCCGCCACCAGGTGACCCTGGCCAGCGCAGGGCACCCTCCGCCGCTCCTGCGCCACCCCGACAACCGGGCCCATCCCGTCGACGTCCGCCCCGGCCCTCCGCTCGGCCTCGGCTTCGGCACCCCCTCCTACCCGCTCACCACCCTGCCCCTGGGCCCGGAGACGCTCCTCGCCCTCTACACCGACGGCCTCGTGGAAGTCCCCGGCACCGACATCACCCAGACCATCGCCAACCTGGCACAGCACCTCAGCGAGTCGAGCGATCTGCCCCTGCACCAACTCGTGGACCGCCTGGTCCGCCACACCCGCCGCACCAACCGGCACACCGACGACATCGCTCTGCTCCTGCTTCAGCCCAACCGTCTGGCGGACGCGTGA
- the ku gene encoding non-homologous end joining protein Ku codes for MARAIWTGVITFGLASVPVGLYTATEDHTVHFHQLQRGTADRIRNRRVNERTGKEVDSKDIVKAFEAAEGEYIVIDPDELDEIAPGRSKAIEISDFVDLADMEPVYFARTYYVAPRGKEHLKVYELLRAALAEADKAGIATFVMRGRQYLTALRAADQVLVLQTLHWADEVRDPGRELPELPSGRAGRGKELDMALQLVDALSAEWEPARYHDTYQEKVRELVKAKAEGRDIALAEEAPEATNVVDLMDVLQHSLDQARSPGGGAREERKRKSAAGRPAQKSELRRMSKAELYQQASDQNVPGRSKMTRDQLVDALARSGRRGKKKAA; via the coding sequence ATGGCTCGTGCGATCTGGACAGGAGTGATCACGTTCGGGCTGGCCAGCGTGCCGGTCGGCCTGTACACCGCGACCGAGGACCACACCGTCCACTTCCACCAGTTGCAGCGCGGCACCGCGGACCGGATCCGCAACCGGCGGGTCAACGAGCGCACCGGCAAGGAAGTGGACAGCAAGGACATCGTCAAGGCCTTCGAGGCAGCCGAGGGCGAGTACATCGTCATCGACCCCGACGAGCTGGACGAGATCGCGCCGGGCCGCTCGAAGGCCATCGAGATCTCGGACTTCGTCGACCTGGCCGACATGGAGCCCGTGTACTTCGCCCGCACGTACTACGTCGCCCCGCGCGGCAAGGAACACCTGAAGGTGTACGAGCTGCTGCGCGCGGCGCTGGCCGAGGCGGACAAGGCGGGGATCGCGACGTTCGTGATGCGCGGCAGGCAGTACCTGACCGCGTTGCGCGCGGCCGACCAGGTCCTTGTGCTGCAGACCCTGCACTGGGCCGACGAGGTCCGCGACCCGGGCAGGGAACTGCCCGAGCTGCCCTCCGGCCGAGCCGGCCGCGGCAAGGAGCTGGACATGGCGTTGCAGCTGGTCGACGCGCTGAGCGCCGAATGGGAGCCGGCCCGCTACCACGACACCTACCAGGAGAAGGTGCGCGAGCTGGTCAAGGCGAAGGCCGAGGGCAGGGACATCGCCCTCGCCGAGGAGGCCCCCGAGGCGACCAACGTCGTCGACCTGATGGACGTCCTCCAGCACAGCCTCGACCAGGCCCGCTCCCCCGGGGGTGGCGCCAGGGAAGAGCGCAAGAGGAAGTCGGCCGCCGGCCGTCCCGCGCAGAAGAGCGAGCTGCGGCGGATGAGCAAGGCGGAGCTCTACCAGCAGGCCTCCGACCAGAACGTCCCGGGCCGCTCGAAGATGACCCGTGACCAGCTGGTCGACGCCCTCGCCCGGTCGGGGCGCCGAGGGAAGAAGAAGGCCGCCTGA
- a CDS encoding DUF6194 family protein yields MTMDEIISFVDGLDGVLALRPAPGDGTPEISWGDTFFFYAPDRVPPTTTQPFATIVTKNYPGDEASRLDRADTFRVNINAGKDAFVRWTGHAPREPATRKVDPSAADTVIAHPVYGALGWLAVVNPGPRTAAATRELLRAAHHLARSRHERRTASTP; encoded by the coding sequence ATGACCATGGACGAGATCATCAGCTTCGTGGACGGGCTGGACGGCGTGCTGGCTCTCAGGCCGGCACCCGGCGACGGCACACCGGAGATCAGCTGGGGCGACACCTTCTTCTTCTACGCGCCCGACCGGGTGCCCCCGACAACGACCCAGCCGTTCGCGACGATCGTGACCAAGAACTACCCCGGCGACGAGGCCTCCCGTCTGGACCGGGCGGACACCTTCCGCGTGAACATCAACGCCGGGAAGGATGCGTTCGTTCGATGGACCGGGCACGCGCCCCGCGAGCCGGCCACCCGCAAGGTCGATCCCAGCGCCGCCGACACCGTGATCGCGCACCCCGTCTACGGCGCCCTCGGCTGGCTGGCGGTCGTGAACCCGGGCCCGCGCACGGCAGCGGCAACCCGTGAGCTGCTGCGTGCGGCCCATCACTTGGCACGCTCCCGCCATGAGCGACGCACCGCGTCGACTCCGTGA
- a CDS encoding MerR family transcriptional regulator, whose translation MASLKSGVLRTADVARRCGYSVQQVRNLERHGVLPPATRTATGYRIYGDLHVQSALAYRALAAGVGPTEAKRIVRAVHHSPTSQALALLDAAHARLDTERTELRVAQEAARAIAGEPIEDVRASDSMSVSDLAAALGVRPSTLRHWDAEELVVPNRDPARGTRRYTPAQVRDARIVHQLRQAGYRIPPLRALMPELRRTRRSKDVTSALAAREGGIATRSRALLDGAVALSAVLTMLEASADHTDFGRHDREDQHP comes from the coding sequence GTGGCAAGTCTCAAATCAGGTGTTCTGCGCACCGCCGATGTCGCGCGGCGTTGCGGGTACTCCGTTCAACAGGTGCGCAATCTCGAACGCCACGGTGTCCTTCCGCCGGCGACGCGCACCGCCACGGGCTACCGGATCTACGGGGACCTGCATGTGCAGTCGGCGCTGGCCTACCGTGCCCTCGCTGCGGGCGTGGGTCCGACCGAGGCCAAGAGGATCGTCCGGGCCGTCCACCACTCCCCCACCTCGCAGGCACTGGCCCTGCTCGACGCGGCCCACGCCCGACTCGACACGGAGCGCACGGAACTGAGGGTCGCCCAGGAGGCGGCCCGGGCCATCGCCGGTGAACCGATCGAGGACGTACGGGCGTCGGACTCGATGAGCGTTTCCGACCTCGCCGCGGCTCTCGGCGTCCGTCCTTCTACGCTGCGGCACTGGGATGCGGAGGAACTCGTCGTCCCGAACCGCGACCCCGCGCGTGGAACACGCCGGTACACACCCGCCCAGGTCCGGGATGCTCGGATCGTGCACCAGCTGCGCCAGGCCGGTTACCGCATCCCACCCCTGCGGGCCCTCATGCCGGAGCTGCGCCGCACCCGCCGGTCAAAGGACGTCACCTCCGCGCTGGCCGCCAGGGAGGGCGGCATCGCCACGCGCTCCAGAGCGCTGCTCGACGGAGCCGTCGCGCTCAGTGCCGTCCTCACCATGCTTGAGGCTTCGGCGGACCACACCGACTTCGGCAGACACGACCGAGAGGACCAGCACCCGTGA
- a CDS encoding alpha/beta fold hydrolase, protein MSEWQLTETFRSTSGEVRWGSLGQPGQDPVVLLHGTPFSSYVWRAVARALARRHQVFVWDMPGYGESQMSADQDVSLATQGRVFTELLAHWKLDEPLVVAHDFGGAVSLRAHLLHGARYRALALVDPVALAPWGSPFFRLVGEHSDVFDQLPPALHRALVREYVSSASSPGLHPAVLDRLTRPWLGDDGQPAFYRQIAQADQRYTDEVQERYGEIGFPTLVCWGEDDTWIPLAKGHELAARIPGARLEPIAGAGHLIQEDAPAELTAVLMAFLQEQTG, encoded by the coding sequence GTGAGTGAATGGCAGCTGACCGAGACATTCCGCAGCACGTCGGGCGAGGTCCGCTGGGGCAGCCTCGGGCAACCCGGCCAGGATCCGGTCGTCCTCCTCCACGGCACGCCCTTCTCGTCGTACGTCTGGCGCGCCGTCGCCCGCGCGCTCGCCCGTCGCCACCAGGTGTTCGTGTGGGACATGCCCGGCTACGGGGAATCGCAGATGTCGGCCGACCAGGATGTCTCCCTGGCAACCCAGGGCAGGGTCTTCACCGAGCTCCTGGCGCACTGGAAGCTCGACGAACCTCTGGTGGTCGCGCACGACTTCGGCGGAGCCGTGTCCCTGCGGGCACACCTGCTGCATGGAGCCCGCTACCGCGCGCTCGCTCTGGTCGACCCGGTGGCGCTGGCCCCGTGGGGCTCCCCGTTCTTCCGCCTCGTCGGCGAGCACTCCGACGTCTTCGACCAACTGCCGCCCGCTCTGCACCGCGCACTGGTGCGCGAGTACGTCAGCTCGGCCAGCAGCCCCGGTCTGCACCCTGCCGTCCTCGACCGGCTCACCCGGCCTTGGCTGGGTGACGACGGCCAACCGGCCTTCTACCGGCAGATCGCCCAGGCTGACCAGCGCTACACCGACGAAGTCCAGGAGCGCTACGGCGAGATCGGCTTCCCGACTCTGGTCTGCTGGGGCGAGGACGACACCTGGATTCCCCTGGCGAAGGGCCACGAGCTGGCTGCCCGGATCCCCGGCGCGCGGCTGGAGCCGATCGCCGGCGCGGGCCACCTGATCCAGGAGGACGCGCCTGCCGAACTCACGGCCGTGCTCATGGCTTTCCTCCAGGAACAGACAGGCTGA
- a CDS encoding pyruvate carboxylase, producing the protein MFRKVLVANRGEIAIRAFRAGYELGARTVAVFPHEDRNSLHRLKADEAYEIGQPGHPVRAYLSVEEIVRAARRAGADAVYPGYGFLSENPDLARACEEAGITFVGPSADILELTGNKARAVAAAREAGVPVLGSSAPSNDVDELVRAADDVGFPVFVKAVAGGGGRGMRRVEDPAQLRESIEAASREAASAFGDPTVFLEKAVVEPRHIEVQILADGQGNVIHLFERDCSVQRRHQKVIELAPAPNLDPDLRDRICADAVRFARQIGYRNAGTVEFLLDRDGNHVFIEMNPRIQVEHTVTEEVTDVDLVQSQLRIAAGETLTDLGLAQETVTLRGAALQCRITTEDPANGFRPDTGRISAYRSPGGSGIRLDGGTTHAGTDISAHFDSMLVKLTCRGRDFSTAVGRARRAVAEFRIRGVATNIPFLQAVLDDADFQAGRVTTSFIEQRPHLLTARHSADRGTKLLTYLADVTVNKPHGERPDLLEPLTKLPELPAGEPPAGSRQRLAELGPEGFARWLRASPTIGVTDTTFRDAHQSLLATRVRTKDMLAVAPVVARTLPQLLSLECWGGATYDVALRFLAEDPWERLAALREAAPNICLQMLLRGRNTVGYTPYPTEVTDAFVHEAAATGIDIFRIFDALNDVAQMRPAIDAVRDTGTAVAEVALCYTSDLSDPSERLYTLDYYLRLAEQIVEAGAHVLAVKDMAGLLRAPAAATLVSALRREFDLPVHVHTHDTAGGQLATYLAAIQAGADAVDGAVASMAGTTSQPSLSAIVAATDHSDRPTGLDLQAVGDLEPYWESVRKVYAPFEAGLASPTGRVYHHEIPGGQLSNLRTQAVALGLGDRFEEIEAMYGAADRMLGHLVKVTPSSKVVGDLALHLVGAGVSPKDFEAEPARFDIPDSVIGFLRGELGTPPGGWPEPFRTKALQGRAEAKPVQELNADDREGLAKDRRSTLNRLLFPGPTREFDTHRDTYGDTSVLDSKDFFYGLRPGKEYSVDLERGVRLLIELQAVGDADERGMRTVMSTLNGQLRPIQVRDRAAASDAPVTEKADRANPGHVAAPFAGVVTLTVAEGDEVTAGDTVATIEAMKMEASITAAKSGKVARLAINRIQQVEGGDLLVELA; encoded by the coding sequence ATGTTCCGCAAGGTGCTGGTCGCCAACCGCGGGGAGATCGCGATTCGTGCGTTCCGCGCAGGCTATGAGCTGGGCGCGCGCACCGTCGCCGTCTTCCCGCACGAGGACCGCAACTCCCTGCACCGGCTCAAGGCCGACGAGGCCTACGAGATCGGCCAGCCCGGACACCCGGTACGGGCGTATCTCTCCGTGGAGGAGATCGTCCGGGCGGCACGCCGCGCGGGAGCGGACGCCGTGTACCCGGGGTACGGATTCCTGTCCGAGAACCCTGATCTGGCCCGGGCCTGCGAGGAAGCGGGCATCACCTTCGTCGGACCGAGCGCGGACATCCTGGAGCTGACCGGGAACAAGGCCCGCGCGGTGGCCGCCGCCCGCGAGGCCGGCGTACCCGTGCTCGGCTCGTCCGCGCCCTCCAACGACGTCGATGAACTGGTCCGCGCGGCCGACGACGTCGGCTTCCCCGTGTTCGTCAAGGCGGTCGCGGGTGGCGGCGGCCGCGGCATGCGCCGCGTGGAGGATCCCGCCCAGCTGCGGGAGTCCATCGAGGCGGCGTCCCGTGAGGCGGCGTCCGCGTTCGGCGATCCCACGGTCTTCCTGGAGAAGGCGGTCGTCGAGCCCCGCCACATCGAGGTGCAGATCCTCGCCGACGGGCAGGGCAACGTCATCCACCTGTTCGAGCGGGACTGCTCGGTGCAGCGCCGCCACCAGAAGGTCATCGAGCTGGCGCCCGCACCGAACCTCGACCCGGATCTGCGCGACCGGATCTGCGCCGACGCCGTGCGGTTCGCCCGCCAGATCGGCTACCGCAACGCCGGCACCGTGGAGTTCCTCCTCGACCGCGACGGCAACCACGTCTTCATCGAGATGAACCCGCGCATCCAGGTCGAGCACACCGTGACCGAGGAGGTCACCGACGTCGACCTGGTGCAGTCACAGCTGCGCATCGCCGCCGGCGAGACCCTCACCGACCTCGGCCTCGCCCAGGAGACCGTCACGCTGCGCGGCGCCGCGCTGCAGTGCCGTATCACCACCGAGGACCCCGCCAACGGGTTCCGCCCGGACACCGGCCGCATCAGCGCCTACCGCTCGCCGGGCGGCTCGGGCATCCGCCTCGACGGCGGCACCACCCACGCCGGTACGGACATCAGCGCCCACTTCGACTCCATGCTGGTCAAACTCACCTGCCGGGGCCGGGACTTCAGCACCGCGGTGGGCCGTGCCCGGCGCGCGGTGGCCGAGTTCCGCATCCGCGGCGTGGCCACCAACATCCCCTTCCTGCAAGCGGTGCTGGACGACGCCGACTTCCAGGCCGGCCGGGTCACCACGTCGTTCATCGAGCAGCGCCCGCACCTGCTCACCGCCCGGCACTCCGCCGACCGCGGAACCAAGCTGCTGACCTACCTGGCCGACGTCACCGTGAACAAGCCGCACGGCGAACGGCCCGACCTGCTGGAGCCGTTGACCAAGCTGCCCGAGCTGCCGGCCGGTGAGCCGCCGGCCGGGTCCCGGCAGCGGCTCGCCGAACTCGGCCCGGAGGGCTTCGCCCGCTGGCTGCGCGCGTCTCCGACCATCGGCGTCACCGACACCACGTTCCGCGACGCCCACCAGTCGCTGCTCGCCACGCGCGTGCGCACCAAGGACATGCTCGCCGTCGCTCCCGTGGTGGCCCGCACCCTGCCCCAGCTGCTGTCCCTGGAGTGCTGGGGCGGCGCGACCTACGACGTCGCCCTGCGCTTCCTGGCCGAGGACCCGTGGGAGCGCCTGGCGGCCCTGCGGGAAGCCGCGCCGAACATCTGCCTGCAGATGCTGCTGCGCGGCCGCAACACCGTGGGCTACACGCCGTATCCCACCGAGGTGACCGACGCCTTCGTGCACGAGGCGGCAGCCACCGGCATCGACATCTTCCGCATCTTCGACGCCCTCAACGACGTCGCCCAGATGCGGCCGGCCATCGACGCCGTGCGGGACACCGGGACGGCCGTCGCCGAGGTGGCCCTGTGCTACACCTCCGACCTGTCCGACCCGTCGGAGCGCCTGTACACCCTGGACTACTACCTGCGTCTGGCCGAGCAGATCGTCGAGGCGGGCGCCCACGTCCTGGCCGTCAAGGACATGGCGGGCCTGCTGCGCGCCCCGGCCGCGGCGACGCTGGTGTCGGCCCTGCGCAGGGAGTTCGACCTGCCCGTCCACGTCCACACCCACGACACCGCCGGCGGGCAGCTCGCCACCTACCTCGCCGCCATCCAGGCCGGCGCGGACGCGGTGGACGGCGCGGTGGCGTCCATGGCGGGCACCACCTCCCAGCCGTCCCTGTCGGCGATCGTGGCCGCGACCGACCACTCCGACCGGCCCACCGGCCTCGACCTCCAGGCCGTCGGCGACCTGGAGCCGTACTGGGAGAGCGTCCGCAAGGTCTACGCCCCCTTCGAGGCGGGTCTGGCCTCGCCGACCGGCCGCGTCTACCACCACGAGATCCCCGGCGGGCAGCTCTCCAACCTGCGCACCCAGGCGGTCGCGCTGGGCCTGGGCGACCGCTTCGAGGAGATCGAGGCGATGTACGGCGCCGCCGACCGGATGCTCGGCCACCTGGTGAAGGTCACCCCGTCGTCGAAGGTGGTCGGCGACCTGGCCCTGCACCTCGTCGGCGCGGGCGTGTCCCCGAAGGACTTCGAGGCGGAGCCTGCCAGGTTCGACATCCCCGACTCCGTCATCGGGTTCCTGCGCGGCGAGCTGGGCACCCCGCCCGGCGGCTGGCCCGAGCCGTTCCGCACGAAGGCGTTGCAGGGCCGCGCCGAGGCCAAGCCGGTCCAGGAGCTGAACGCCGACGACCGCGAGGGCCTGGCGAAGGACCGGCGGTCGACGCTGAACCGGCTGCTGTTCCCGGGCCCGACCCGCGAGTTCGACACGCACCGCGACACGTACGGCGACACCAGCGTCCTCGACAGCAAGGACTTCTTCTACGGGCTGCGCCCCGGCAAGGAGTACTCCGTCGACCTCGAACGCGGTGTCCGGCTGCTGATCGAGCTGCAGGCCGTCGGCGACGCGGACGAGCGCGGCATGCGGACCGTGATGTCCACCCTGAACGGCCAACTGCGGCCGATCCAGGTCCGCGACAGGGCGGCGGCCTCCGACGCTCCGGTCACGGAGAAGGCCGACCGTGCCAACCCCGGCCATGTCGCGGCACCGTTCGCCGGCGTGGTGACCCTCACGGTCGCCGAAGGTGACGAGGTGACGGCCGGCGACACGGTGGCCACCATCGAGGCGATGAAGATGGAGGCCTCGATCACCGCCGCGAAGTCCGGCAAGGTGGCCAGGCTCGCCATCAATCGCATCCAGCAGGTCGAGGGCGGCGACCTCCTCGTCGAACTCGCCTGA